The Anolis carolinensis isolate JA03-04 chromosome 1, rAnoCar3.1.pri, whole genome shotgun sequence genome window below encodes:
- the ccdc177 gene encoding coiled-coil domain-containing protein 177, translated as MVDPVAEEEAGAEKGGSAAGGGGGGGGSGGGGGAAAAADGEAAAPSSAADGASASLPGAAGPGASPSPSSPAPASAVAGEASPLLHLDLFNFDCAEAEGSRYVLTSPRSLEACARCAVKPVELLPRPLAELVKEAPGRSLRVAAGLYEVYEVERQRKLLQCREERERILREEKRRLFAPLLGSSATSLPASPASASRMALRGASSASLGLNGTCSPKGHQQSRPGQHPPPPRASRAKKSHSLDSLQKRREGLSAKTSSDSGASSSYSGDSWKDKWPKGTGPPRTRTVSTMTSLVGRSFSLGDLCHSPQTTQKVERIVTEVKRRGGLREVPERDRKIAALMIAKRQEESLLSAQRYSAHLQWDTQRRRAEQRKEQEEREKHRALVQGQRMWESRLEKHRRRRSSEQEEAALQKQRQSLMVEEKWQAHLERQEGLRKAKLEKAAQEDKRKKRHQEHNLKAQEEGKKEAVEREVQLLQDKLTLAAQKKLRKEQLLQKEKQLLNQAEKRKHEAILKELAKQEVEEKAMLRASVEGSLNKAQENYEQLVERRNRELRERAKREDQQIQRAKLAAEKREKEQKEHLKALAKVSERKLQHATQVAEEVVQQKARKVVQSRLEKEKVQKVNKKKVEQCEDIRRRELLLSIEKKLERSEQICKEKKNILENARSVARASFHVREKVREEMNIRTFDKMAFEAEMQATLVKK; from the coding sequence ATGGTGGACCCggtggcggaggaggaggcgggcgCGGAGAAGGGCGGGAGCGCagcaggtggaggaggaggaggaggaggaagcggcggcggcggcggggcggcggcggcagcggatGGGGAGGCGGCGGCCCCTTCCTCAGCCGCGGATGGGGCGAGCGCCTCTCTCCCCGGCGCCGCGGGGCCCGGCGCGTCGCCCTCTCCGTCTTCTCCGGCTCCGGCGTCGGCGGTGGCGGGAGAGGCGTCCCCGCTGCTGCACCTGGACCTCTTCAACTTCGACTGCGCGGAGGCGGAGGGCAGCCGCTACGTGCTGACCAGCCCCCGCTCGCTGGAGGCCTGCGCCCGCTGCGCCGTCAAGCCCGTGGAGCTGCTCCCGCGCCCGCTGGCCGAGCTGGTCAAGGAGGCGCCCGGGCGGTCGCTGCGGGTGGCGGCCGGCCTCTACGAGGTCTACGAGGTCGAGCGGCAGCGCAAGCTGCTCCAGTGCCGCGAGGAGCGGGAGCGGATCCTCCGCGAGGAGAAGCGGCGCCTCTTCGCGCCCCTCCTGGGCTCCAGCGCCACCAGCCTCCCCGCGTCCCCGGCCTCCGCCTCCAGGATGGCCCTCCGCGGCGCCTCCTCCGCCAGCCTCGGCCTCAACGGGACCTGCAGCCCCAAGGGCCACCAGCAAAGCAGGCCTGGCCAGCACCCGCCCCCTCCTCGGGCGTCCCGGGCCAAGAAGAGCCACTCGCTGGACTCCTTGCAGAAGAGGCGTGAGGGCCTCTCCGCCAAGACCTCCTCGGACTCCGGGGCCTCCTCCTCCTACAGTGGGGACAGTTGGAAGGACAAGTGGCCCAAGGGAACGGGCCCGCCGAGGACTAGGACCGTGTCCACTATGACCTCCCTGGTGGGCCGCAGCTTCAGCCTGGGCGACTTGTGCCACTCCCCGCAGACCACACAGAAGGTGGAGCGCATCGTGACAGAGGTCAAGCGGCGGGGGGGCCTGCGGGAAGTGCCCGAGAGGGACCGCAAGATCGCGGCCCTGATGATCGCCAAGCGGCAGGAGGAGAGCCTCCTCAGCGCCCAGCGGTACAGTGCCCACCTGCAGTGGGACACCCAGCGGCGGAGGGCCGAGCAGCGGAAGGAGCAGGAGGAGCGGGAGAAGCACCGGGCCCTGGTCCAGGGACAGCGCATGTGGGAGTCCCGGCTGGAGAAGCACCGGCGCCGGCGGAGCTCCGAGCAGGAGGAGGCGGCCTTGCAGAAGCAGCGGCAGAGCTTGATGGTGGAGGAGAAGTGGCAGGCACACCTGGAGCGGCAGGAGGGGCTAAGGAAGGCCAAGCTGGAGAAGGCCGCCCAGGAGGACAAGCGGAAGAAGCGCCACCAGGAGCACAATCTTAAAGCGCAGGAAGAAGGCAAGAAGGAGGCGGTGGAGCGAGAAGTCCAGCTCCTGCAGGACAAGTTGACCCTGGCTGCCCAGAAGAAGCTCCGGAAGGagcagctgctgcagaaagagaAGCAGCTGCTCAACCAGGCCGAGAAGCGGAAGCACGAAGCCATCCTCAAGGAGCTGGCGAAGCAAGAAGTCGAAGAGAAGGCCATGCTGCGGGCTTCCGTGGAAGGGAGCCTGAACAAGGCTCAGGAGAACTATGAGCAGCTGGTGGAGAGGAGGAACCGGGAGCTGCGGGAGAGAGCCAAGCGGGAAGACCAGCAGATCCAGAGGGCCAAGCTGGCTGCTGAGAAGAGGGAGAAGGAACAGAAGGAGCACCTGAAGGCCTTGGCCAAAGTGTCCGAGAGGAAGCTCCAGCATGCGACCCAAGTCGCTGAGGAAGTTGTCCAGCAGAAAGCCCGGAAGGTGGTCCAGAGCCGgctggagaaggagaaggtgcAGAAAGTCAACAAGAAGAAAGTGGAGCAGTGCGAAGACATCCGACGCAGGGAGCTCCTCCTCTCAATTGAGAAGAAGCTAGAAAGGAGTGAACAGATTTGTAAGGAGAAGAAGAACATTTTGGAAAATGCCAGGTCTGTTGCTCGGGCATCATTCCATGTTCGGGAAAAGGTCCGGGAAGAGATGAATATCCGTACGTTTGACAAGATGGCCTTTGAAGCAGAAATGCAGGCCACCCTGGTTAAAAAATag